The nucleotide sequence tattgcattcatGTAAATATTACAGTACTTAAATACAATTATTCACATAATAAACAATCTGTTAtgaaagaattatacaataataaggAAACATTtggtttatatttttaaatttacttttgaCGTCATAACTAATAATCATTTGCTGTATTCACTTGTTAGAGTGGGAGTAAGTTTACATCTGTCATTTTTTGTCTCTTCTTTGGCATTTAACCTTACCTTTTTCTTCTAAACAATACAAGAAAgtatatgaaataatttattaccataatgtattaatatcaaattatattaaaattccttataaagaaatattaacgTATAAGTTATTAATATTCTATTGAATGTTTTATTCACTAATACTATGTGATTCGTTTTCACATATTTATGTGcttcatttaattaataataaaatatgtatatcccTATCTGTAATATAATGAGGcagatttcatttttattagccgagttaattgaaaataatgtttGTACAAAAACATAATTATATGTAACTACATCAGGATATGTAAAATTGATGCTTGAATTTCAATATGTTTCAGCatttatagtaaaatattaatataattctcTTTAATATTACAGATTGCAAATATGGATTATGATGATGATTTCTTCTTTGAAGAGGATAAGATGTTGGTTTCATAAACCTGTTTATTGCATTCTTGATATGTGTTATATTTCAGTTTAAATGTGCTTGTTTTTTTCTTATAACATGCATGTTTGTATGCCACGGTGTGATGGAATAGTTTAAAGGATCAAATGGTAATATCTATAAGTAACATTAAATAAGTTAAATAAGTTTCATGAAGACTTCAAAGAAAATTGTTTTGTTCCATTAACCACCGTGTCATTGGCTAATGTGCAGATGCATCAATTTACCATGATGGAAGATCGCATGTATGCATtgttgttttactattttatcttctgctacaattttttctttttctattttacttctatatattttttaatgtgtattttatatttctaaaatttcacaaatcttATACTTTCTCTTTTTTCTATCATTGTGGAATATAGACCTGATGTAGAACTGGTCAATCAAGATCAGTCTCTTCATCAACCACTCAACAGCACAATGTAAGTTGTGATAATGTGCTTGttgctaaaattattttctatatcATATTAATTGATGTTGGatttatttatagtatttttgtataaattagtaatttaatttttcctattataatatgaataagtattcaaatattatcAGAATATTCAGGTAAgcatttccttcatttttatttatttagcaaAATATTTAAAGCATGTATTGTTTTAACTGTTCTATGTTTGATGTTGCacaaattattgtatattaaattattttctatatttatatgcACTGCGTAGCATTTATTAGCTTTCACTTTTGTTAATTGTCAAgttttattgattaattttaaatgtCTATGCTTTCAATGTAAATGTAAGTACTATATTGAGTGACATTAAATTCACTTTTTATTATATGATTTTACACAGGGGTATGACCATAACTTCTGGCAATGTTGTAATACAAAAGGATGGCAGTAATCTTATAGGCATAAGTATTGGAGGTGGAGCACCATTATGTCCATGTTTatatattgtacaaatttttgatAACACACCTGCAGCGATAGATGGTACACTGCAATCAGGAGATGAACTTGTAGCAGTGAATGGTACATCAGTGAGAGGAAAGACAAAAGTTGAAGTTGCTAAGATGATACAGTCATGTGATTCTCAAGTcagtattaattacaataaattacatGCTGATCCTAGACAAGGTCGTACACTTGACATAGCTTTAAAAAAGGTTTGTGCAATTCTAATCATAAATTTGtcataataattgaatataattttctataataaataaattaaattttaggtGAAACATAGATTAGTCGAAGGAATGGGAAGTGCGACGGCAGATGCGTTAGGACTATCGCGTGCAATTCTTTGTAATGATGCGCTTGTGCAGCGATTAATTGCATTACAGCGTACAGAAAATTTGTACAGAGGTCTGGTTTCTCATGCTAAATATACTTTACATGCTTTTTTTGACCTAATACAAGTATATAAaggtatatttaataattatatatttcaataaatatttttataaagtatCAATCACATGTAAATATTAGTTCCTTGAATTAATCTTGTGTATTTGCATATGTActataaattgtatattatgTGTTTTAGTATTTGGTGATGCTTTTGCTGCAATAGGAGTGAGAGAACCCCAACCAAGAGCTAGTGAAGCTTTTAGGCAATTTGGGGAACAACATAGACAAATGGAAAAGTTCGGAGTAACAATGTTAAAAGCTTTGAAACCCATATTGAACGATTTGGGCACATATCTTCATAAAGCTATTCCAGATACTCGATTAACTATTAGTAAATATGCTGATGcgaaatttgaatatctttCTTATTGCTTGAAAGTAAAAGAATTGGACGATGAGGAACAAAGTTATGCAGCATTGCAGGAGCCTCTTTATCGAGTAGAAACAGGCAATTATGAATATCGATTGGTGTTAAGGTGTCGACAAGAGGCACGTGCAAAATTTGCTAAACTTAGGTCAGATGTTCTTGTGAAACTTGAATTATTAGACAATAAACATGTTCAAGATGTTGTATGGCAATTGCAAAAGTTTGCGGCTGGTTTAGcaaaatattattctaatacaAGAGATTTATTATCTGCTGTAACATTATTCCCTGTTGAAGTTGATTTATCACATTCTGCATTTCAATATAAATCTACTGGACCTCAAATGATAACTGATGGAGAAGATGTAGATGAGTTTGAGCCAGAAGAAAAGTCGAATACAACCGAAGATTTACTTATAGATACGCAAAATATTTCAGTTGCATCAGAATCTGATAACATATAGCAATgtgtttttaatttacaaagaaTTCTGGGAACTGTTACGCTCTTCTAATTAAACGTTTTAGAAGATAATTAACGTAATAATGTTTCCCTCGTATTTTACA is from Megachile rotundata isolate GNS110a chromosome 2, iyMegRotu1, whole genome shotgun sequence and encodes:
- the PICK1 gene encoding protein interacting with PRKCA 1 isoform X3 codes for the protein MDYDDDFFFEEDKMGMTITSGNVVIQKDGSNLIGISIGGGAPLCPCLYIVQIFDNTPAAIDGTLQSGDELVAVNGTSVRGKTKVEVAKMIQSCDSQVSINYNKLHADPRQGRTLDIALKKVKHRLVEGMGSATADALGLSRAILCNDALVQRLIALQRTENLYRGLVSHAKYTLHAFFDLIQVYKVFGDAFAAIGVREPQPRASEAFRQFGEQHRQMEKFGVTMLKALKPILNDLGTYLHKAIPDTRLTISKYADAKFEYLSYCLKVKELDDEEQSYAALQEPLYRVETGNYEYRLVLRCRQEARAKFAKLRSDVLVKLELLDNKHVQDVVWQLQKFAAGLAKYYSNTRDLLSAVTLFPVEVDLSHSAFQYKSTGPQMITDGEDVDEFEPEEKSNTTEDLLIDTQNISVASESDNI
- the PICK1 gene encoding protein interacting with PRKCA 1 isoform X4 — encoded protein: MMHQFTMMEDRMGMTITSGNVVIQKDGSNLIGISIGGGAPLCPCLYIVQIFDNTPAAIDGTLQSGDELVAVNGTSVRGKTKVEVAKMIQSCDSQVSINYNKLHADPRQGRTLDIALKKVKHRLVEGMGSATADALGLSRAILCNDALVQRLIALQRTENLYRGLVSHAKYTLHAFFDLIQVYKVFGDAFAAIGVREPQPRASEAFRQFGEQHRQMEKFGVTMLKALKPILNDLGTYLHKAIPDTRLTISKYADAKFEYLSYCLKVKELDDEEQSYAALQEPLYRVETGNYEYRLVLRCRQEARAKFAKLRSDVLVKLELLDNKHVQDVVWQLQKFAAGLAKYYSNTRDLLSAVTLFPVEVDLSHSAFQYKSTGPQMITDGEDVDEFEPEEKSNTTEDLLIDTQNISVASESDNI
- the PICK1 gene encoding protein interacting with PRKCA 1 isoform X2, encoding MMHQFTMMEDRIPDVELVNQDQSLHQPLNSTMGMTITSGNVVIQKDGSNLIGISIGGGAPLCPCLYIVQIFDNTPAAIDGTLQSGDELVAVNGTSVRGKTKVEVAKMIQSCDSQVSINYNKLHADPRQGRTLDIALKKVKHRLVEGMGSATADALGLSRAILCNDALVQRLIALQRTENLYRGLVSHAKYTLHAFFDLIQVYKVFGDAFAAIGVREPQPRASEAFRQFGEQHRQMEKFGVTMLKALKPILNDLGTYLHKAIPDTRLTISKYADAKFEYLSYCLKVKELDDEEQSYAALQEPLYRVETGNYEYRLVLRCRQEARAKFAKLRSDVLVKLELLDNKHVQDVVWQLQKFAAGLAKYYSNTRDLLSAVTLFPVEVDLSHSAFQYKSTGPQMITDGEDVDEFEPEEKSNTTEDLLIDTQNISVASESDNI
- the PICK1 gene encoding protein interacting with PRKCA 1 isoform X1, with product MHQFTMMEDRIPDVELVNQDQSLHQPLNSTMGMTITSGNVVIQKDGSNLIGISIGGGAPLCPCLYIVQIFDNTPAAIDGTLQSGDELVAVNGTSVRGKTKVEVAKMIQSCDSQVSINYNKLHADPRQGRTLDIALKKVKHRLVEGMGSATADALGLSRAILCNDALVQRLIALQRTENLYRGLVSHAKYTLHAFFDLIQVYKVFGDAFAAIGVREPQPRASEAFRQFGEQHRQMEKFGVTMLKALKPILNDLGTYLHKAIPDTRLTISKYADAKFEYLSYCLKVKELDDEEQSYAALQEPLYRVETGNYEYRLVLRCRQEARAKFAKLRSDVLVKLELLDNKHVQDVVWQLQKFAAGLAKYYSNTRDLLSAVTLFPVEVDLSHSAFQYKSTGPQMITDGEDVDEFEPEEKSNTTEDLLIDTQNISVASESDNI
- the PICK1 gene encoding protein interacting with PRKCA 1 isoform X5 → MNKYSNIIRIFRGMTITSGNVVIQKDGSNLIGISIGGGAPLCPCLYIVQIFDNTPAAIDGTLQSGDELVAVNGTSVRGKTKVEVAKMIQSCDSQVSINYNKLHADPRQGRTLDIALKKVKHRLVEGMGSATADALGLSRAILCNDALVQRLIALQRTENLYRGLVSHAKYTLHAFFDLIQVYKVFGDAFAAIGVREPQPRASEAFRQFGEQHRQMEKFGVTMLKALKPILNDLGTYLHKAIPDTRLTISKYADAKFEYLSYCLKVKELDDEEQSYAALQEPLYRVETGNYEYRLVLRCRQEARAKFAKLRSDVLVKLELLDNKHVQDVVWQLQKFAAGLAKYYSNTRDLLSAVTLFPVEVDLSHSAFQYKSTGPQMITDGEDVDEFEPEEKSNTTEDLLIDTQNISVASESDNI
- the PICK1 gene encoding protein interacting with PRKCA 1 isoform X6; this translates as MTITSGNVVIQKDGSNLIGISIGGGAPLCPCLYIVQIFDNTPAAIDGTLQSGDELVAVNGTSVRGKTKVEVAKMIQSCDSQVSINYNKLHADPRQGRTLDIALKKVKHRLVEGMGSATADALGLSRAILCNDALVQRLIALQRTENLYRGLVSHAKYTLHAFFDLIQVYKVFGDAFAAIGVREPQPRASEAFRQFGEQHRQMEKFGVTMLKALKPILNDLGTYLHKAIPDTRLTISKYADAKFEYLSYCLKVKELDDEEQSYAALQEPLYRVETGNYEYRLVLRCRQEARAKFAKLRSDVLVKLELLDNKHVQDVVWQLQKFAAGLAKYYSNTRDLLSAVTLFPVEVDLSHSAFQYKSTGPQMITDGEDVDEFEPEEKSNTTEDLLIDTQNISVASESDNI